Proteins from one Pongo abelii isolate AG06213 chromosome 19, NHGRI_mPonAbe1-v2.0_pri, whole genome shotgun sequence genomic window:
- the RDM1 gene encoding RAD52 motif-containing protein 1 isoform X1 — translation MAELVPFAVPIESDKTLLVWELSSGPTAEALHHSLFTAFSQFGLLYSVRVFPNAAVAHPGFYAVIKFYSARAAHRAQKACDRKQLFQKSPVKVCLGTRHKAVQHQALALKSSQCQELANYYFGFNGWSKRIIKLQELSDLEERENEDSMVPLPKQSLKFFCALEVVLPSYDCRSPGIGLVDEPMDKVEEGPLSFLMKRKTAQKLAIQKALSDAFQKLLIVVLESGKIAVEYRPSEDIVDVRCEELHGLIQVPCSPWKQYGQEEEEYLSDFSLEEEEFGLPELD, via the exons ATGGCGGAGTTGGTACCTTTTGCGGTTCCCATCGAGAGTGACAAAACCTTGCTAGTGTGGGAGCTGAGCTCCGGACCCACGGCCGAGGCTTTGCAT CATTCTCTGTTCACAGCATTTTCCCAGTTTGGCCTTCTGTATTCAGTCCGGGTCTTCCCAAATGCTGCCGTGGCCCATCCTGGTTTCTATGCCGTCATTAAGTTTTATTCTGCAAGGGCTGCCCACAGAGCCCAAAAGGCATGCGACCGGAAGCAGCTTTTTCAGAAATCTCCAGTCAAG GTTTGTCTTGGCACCAGACATAAGGCAGTTCAACATCAAGCCCTTGCCCTGAAGAGTTCCCAATGCCAAGAACTGGCGAATTACTACTTTGGTTTCAATGGGTGGTCCAAAAGGATCATCAAG CTTCAGGAGCTTTCTGACCttgaagaaagggaaaatgaagaTAGCATGGTGCCACTTCCGAAGCAAAGCCTGAAGTTCTTCTGTGCTTTAGAAGTGGTGTTGCCATCCTATGATTGCAGGAGTCCTGGCATTGGCTTGGTGGACGAGCCTATGGATAAGGTGGAGGAAG GACCGTTATCATTCCTTATGAAAAGGAAGACAGCCCAGAAGCTTGCTATTCAGAAGGCTTTGTCAGACGCATTCCAGAAACTGTTGATTGTTGTTCTAG AAAGTGGTAAAATAGCTGTGGAGTACAGACCCAGTGAAGACATCGTAGATGTCAGATGCGAAGAACTACACGGTTTAATTCAA GTCCCTTGCTCTCCCTGGAAGCAGTATGGCCAAGAGGAGGAAGAGTATCTCTCGGATTTCAGCTTGGAGGAGGAAGAGTTCGGGCTGCCAGAACTTGACTAA
- the RDM1 gene encoding RAD52 motif-containing protein 1 isoform X2 → MAELVPFAVPIESDKTLLVWELSSGPTAEALHHSLFTAFSQFGLLYSVRVFPNAAVAHPGFYAVIKFYSARAAHRAQKACDRKQLFQKSPVKVCLGTRHKAVQHQALALKSSQCQELANYYFGFNGWSKRIIKLQELSDLEERENEDSMVPLPKQSLKFFCALEVVLPSYDCRSPGIGLVDEPMDKVEEESGKIAVEYRPSEDIVDVRCEELHGLIQVPCSPWKQYGQEEEEYLSDFSLEEEEFGLPELD, encoded by the exons ATGGCGGAGTTGGTACCTTTTGCGGTTCCCATCGAGAGTGACAAAACCTTGCTAGTGTGGGAGCTGAGCTCCGGACCCACGGCCGAGGCTTTGCAT CATTCTCTGTTCACAGCATTTTCCCAGTTTGGCCTTCTGTATTCAGTCCGGGTCTTCCCAAATGCTGCCGTGGCCCATCCTGGTTTCTATGCCGTCATTAAGTTTTATTCTGCAAGGGCTGCCCACAGAGCCCAAAAGGCATGCGACCGGAAGCAGCTTTTTCAGAAATCTCCAGTCAAG GTTTGTCTTGGCACCAGACATAAGGCAGTTCAACATCAAGCCCTTGCCCTGAAGAGTTCCCAATGCCAAGAACTGGCGAATTACTACTTTGGTTTCAATGGGTGGTCCAAAAGGATCATCAAG CTTCAGGAGCTTTCTGACCttgaagaaagggaaaatgaagaTAGCATGGTGCCACTTCCGAAGCAAAGCCTGAAGTTCTTCTGTGCTTTAGAAGTGGTGTTGCCATCCTATGATTGCAGGAGTCCTGGCATTGGCTTGGTGGACGAGCCTATGGATAAGGTGGAGGAAG AAAGTGGTAAAATAGCTGTGGAGTACAGACCCAGTGAAGACATCGTAGATGTCAGATGCGAAGAACTACACGGTTTAATTCAA GTCCCTTGCTCTCCCTGGAAGCAGTATGGCCAAGAGGAGGAAGAGTATCTCTCGGATTTCAGCTTGGAGGAGGAAGAGTTCGGGCTGCCAGAACTTGACTAA
- the RDM1 gene encoding RAD52 motif-containing protein 1 isoform X3, which produces MAELVPFAVPIESDKTLLVWELSSGPTAEALHHSLFTAFSQFGLLYSVRVFPNAAVAHPGFYAVIKFYSARAAHRAQKACDRKQLFQKSPVKVCLGTRHKAVQHQALALKSSQCQELANYYFGFNGWSKRIIKKVVK; this is translated from the exons ATGGCGGAGTTGGTACCTTTTGCGGTTCCCATCGAGAGTGACAAAACCTTGCTAGTGTGGGAGCTGAGCTCCGGACCCACGGCCGAGGCTTTGCAT CATTCTCTGTTCACAGCATTTTCCCAGTTTGGCCTTCTGTATTCAGTCCGGGTCTTCCCAAATGCTGCCGTGGCCCATCCTGGTTTCTATGCCGTCATTAAGTTTTATTCTGCAAGGGCTGCCCACAGAGCCCAAAAGGCATGCGACCGGAAGCAGCTTTTTCAGAAATCTCCAGTCAAG GTTTGTCTTGGCACCAGACATAAGGCAGTTCAACATCAAGCCCTTGCCCTGAAGAGTTCCCAATGCCAAGAACTGGCGAATTACTACTTTGGTTTCAATGGGTGGTCCAAAAGGATCATCAAG AAAGTGGTAAAATAG